In Thermodesulfobacteriota bacterium, the following are encoded in one genomic region:
- the thiL gene encoding thiamine-phosphate kinase — protein MEIPERELVKILKKFGEKKPAIIRGIGDDGAVVRIEDSSVVLCQDAIVEGIHFTFSYLSPYQVGKKALYVNIADVLSMGAEPLFYQVTLGIPKRIGSDSVRAIYRGMRRVGCEFGITLVGGDVVSTKTDFFIDVSMVGLLKLDTYKGRNLARERDLIGVTGYLGESAYGLLLLRSGLEGKKGQKRFVDRYRNPRPPYEIWKELIKHDITNAMMDISDGLLIDLERMMEESKKCGIIYFDKLPIPRDLKKEKLEDLALSGGEDYQFLFTFSKTKIGLLESLIKKGYKISVIGEVVSGKGVKLIKDGKAVEYKIKGYDHFTNG, from the coding sequence ATGGAGATTCCAGAGAGAGAGCTCGTTAAAATCCTAAAAAAGTTCGGAGAAAAGAAACCGGCGATTATTAGAGGGATTGGGGATGACGGAGCAGTAGTGAGAATAGAGGATAGTTCTGTAGTTCTTTGTCAGGATGCCATCGTGGAGGGCATCCACTTCACCTTTTCGTATCTCAGTCCTTATCAAGTGGGTAAAAAAGCTCTTTACGTAAACATCGCTGATGTTCTCTCAATGGGTGCCGAGCCACTCTTTTACCAAGTGACATTGGGAATCCCAAAAAGAATTGGCTCCGATTCCGTTCGAGCCATCTATCGAGGAATGAGAAGGGTTGGATGTGAGTTTGGAATAACTCTAGTCGGGGGGGACGTCGTATCCACAAAGACCGATTTTTTTATCGACGTCTCCATGGTTGGACTTTTGAAATTGGACACCTACAAGGGCAGAAACCTTGCACGAGAGAGAGACCTTATAGGGGTCACAGGATATTTGGGAGAGAGTGCCTATGGGCTTTTGCTTCTACGAAGCGGACTGGAAGGGAAGAAGGGTCAAAAGAGGTTCGTTGATAGGTATCGTAATCCAAGGCCTCCTTACGAGATTTGGAAGGAACTGATTAAACATGATATAACAAATGCCATGATGGACATAAGTGATGGACTCCTCATAGACCTAGAAAGGATGATGGAGGAGAGTAAGAAATGTGGAATTATCTACTTCGACAAGCTTCCAATCCCTAGGGATCTAAAAAAAGAGAAGCTCGAGGATCTTGCCCTTTCTGGCGGGGAGGATTACCAGTTTCTCTTCACATTTTCGAAAACTAAAATAGGTCTTCTGGAGTCGCTCATAAAAAAGGGATATAAGATTTCAGTGATCGGTGAAGTCGTATCCGGGAAGGGAGTGAAGCTTATAAAAGATGGGAAGGCTGTGGAGTACAAGATTAAGGGATACGATCATTTCACGAACGGATAG
- a CDS encoding HD domain-containing protein translates to MEKGIYVKDIVNNQEVNGYFLVVRKSVSFSKNNARYISVTLRDSSGTVEGRIWDRVDELEARFEKDDLVFLHSRATIYQEKLQLTITDIKKVQENITIEDMKAFFPETEKGIDTMKEEYKQIVSGIKNPYLRSLFAEIEKRSDVVRRFFFYPASLNVHHVSIGGLLEHSVTMAKMGKEVVNIIGGNMDIVLTGCLIHDIGKIEEIEVRGGFRYSDRGRLLGHIALGIDIVKGVVSQIPNFPDTLYNALLHIIISHHGLEEWGSPKKPMFIEALIVHYLDNLDAKVMGVKEYMRERMADERWTEYHRVYESRFYNISDRDSYEGER, encoded by the coding sequence ATGGAAAAAGGAATCTATGTTAAAGACATAGTAAACAACCAAGAAGTGAACGGATACTTTCTTGTAGTGAGAAAGAGCGTATCTTTTTCGAAGAACAATGCAAGGTACATAAGCGTTACGCTTAGGGATTCTTCAGGAACTGTGGAAGGGCGGATCTGGGACAGGGTTGACGAACTTGAGGCCCGATTTGAAAAGGACGATTTGGTTTTTTTACATTCCAGGGCAACCATTTACCAGGAAAAGCTACAACTCACCATAACCGACATTAAAAAAGTGCAGGAAAACATAACAATAGAAGACATGAAAGCTTTTTTCCCTGAGACCGAAAAAGGTATAGACACAATGAAAGAAGAGTACAAGCAGATTGTAAGTGGCATAAAGAACCCATATCTCCGTTCGCTTTTTGCGGAAATCGAAAAAAGGAGCGACGTGGTACGGAGGTTCTTTTTTTACCCCGCATCTTTGAACGTCCACCATGTCTCGATTGGAGGCCTTCTTGAGCATTCGGTGACTATGGCTAAAATGGGCAAGGAAGTTGTCAACATAATAGGCGGAAACATGGACATAGTCCTTACTGGCTGCCTCATACACGATATAGGCAAGATTGAGGAAATTGAAGTGAGAGGAGGATTCAGGTATTCAGACAGAGGAAGACTTTTGGGTCATATAGCCTTGGGGATAGATATTGTAAAGGGAGTCGTAAGTCAAATACCAAATTTTCCGGATACCCTTTACAACGCTCTCTTACACATAATCATCAGTCATCACGGGCTCGAAGAGTGGGGGTCGCCAAAAAAACCGATGTTTATAGAGGCATTGATAGTCCATTATCTGGACAATCTGGATGCAAAGGTAATGGGAGTGAAAGAGTACATGCGGGAAAGAATGGCGGACGAAAGATGGACCGAGTACCACAGGGTTTACGAGTCTCGCTTTTACAATATATCAGATCGAGACTCTTATGAAGGGGAGAGATAA
- a CDS encoding 16S rRNA (uracil(1498)-N(3))-methyltransferase, giving the protein MEVRRIFVDKVKAKNGLIFVTGPMYRYVVNVLRKAPGDRIDLIDGKGYLYRAHIHSVKKKEVYFKILDVVYHPEEKKRKVTLCVSPIKGPRMDWMIEKATELGVDRILPTLFKRTIIKLDEKDKKVERWKRLAVEASRQSGRFTVPEILNPVPLRGILPYVKDADVRWVLYEHERERQLRDVFGETGDGQICIAIGPEGGIEESEISWLKENGFIPVSLGNTIFRTETTPLVVLSIIHYESIKK; this is encoded by the coding sequence ATGGAAGTGAGAAGGATATTTGTCGATAAAGTCAAGGCGAAAAACGGGCTTATCTTTGTTACTGGTCCCATGTACAGATACGTAGTCAATGTTTTAAGAAAAGCTCCAGGAGACAGAATAGACCTAATAGACGGAAAAGGTTACCTCTACAGGGCACACATTCACAGTGTAAAGAAAAAGGAAGTGTATTTTAAGATACTGGATGTCGTTTATCATCCCGAGGAAAAAAAACGGAAAGTTACCCTCTGTGTGAGTCCAATAAAAGGACCGCGAATGGACTGGATGATAGAGAAAGCAACGGAATTAGGTGTAGATAGGATTCTACCGACCCTTTTTAAGAGGACAATAATAAAGCTTGATGAAAAGGATAAAAAGGTCGAAAGATGGAAAAGACTGGCAGTGGAAGCATCTAGACAATCGGGGAGATTTACCGTTCCCGAAATTTTGAACCCCGTCCCTCTAAGGGGAATTCTTCCGTACGTCAAGGATGCGGATGTGAGATGGGTTCTCTACGAGCATGAAAGGGAAAGGCAGTTAAGGGATGTCTTTGGGGAGACCGGGGATGGTCAGATCTGTATTGCTATAGGGCCTGAAGGAGGAATAGAGGAGTCGGAAATATCTTGGCTTAAGGAAAATGGATTTATACCTGTTTCTCTCGGTAACACAATCTTCCGAACAGAAACAACACCGCTTGTAGTGCTTTCCATAATCCATTACGAAAGCATAAAAAAATGA
- the rpsK gene encoding 30S ribosomal protein S11 has translation MGKPKKTSKKKVKKNVPFGSAYIHSSFNNTIVTITDPQGNVIAWSSGGVVGFKGSRKSTPFAAQLAAEDAAKKAMEHGMKTVDVFIKGPGAGREAALRALQSAGLKIHMIKDITPIPHDGCRPPKRRRV, from the coding sequence ATGGGTAAACCTAAAAAGACGTCGAAGAAAAAGGTCAAAAAGAACGTGCCTTTTGGCTCGGCCTACATACACTCCAGCTTTAATAACACCATAGTGACTATCACAGATCCTCAAGGGAATGTCATTGCCTGGTCGAGCGGCGGAGTCGTGGGGTTTAAGGGTTCAAGAAAAAGCACACCTTTTGCGGCACAGCTTGCAGCAGAAGATGCTGCAAAAAAGGCTATGGAGCATGGAATGAAGACAGTGGATGTCTTCATTAAAGGACCGGGAGCAGGAAGGGAAGCTGCGTTGAGAGCACTACAGAGTGCAGGGCTGAAGATACACATGATAAAAGATATAACTCCCATTCCTCACGACGGTTGTAGACCGCCAAAAAGAAGAAGAGTTTAA
- the rpmD gene encoding 50S ribosomal protein L30 — MGYLRVKWAKSYIGRSKDQRDTIRSLGFKRLNEERILKNTPEIRGMIKKVIHLVKVLEDVR, encoded by the coding sequence GTGGGATACTTGAGGGTCAAATGGGCAAAAAGCTACATAGGACGCTCCAAAGATCAGAGGGATACCATAAGGAGTCTGGGATTTAAAAGGCTTAATGAGGAAAGGATTCTTAAAAACACGCCAGAAATAAGAGGTATGATTAAGAAGGTAATACATCTCGTCAAAGTCTTGGAGGACGTGAGATAG
- the rplO gene encoding 50S ribosomal protein L15 produces the protein MRLEDLKPKEGSRKKRKRVGRGTGSGHGTTATRGNKGQKARSGGAKGKGFEGGQMPLTRRIPKRGFRNPFRKEYAIVKVGDLAKFKGKDVVKVEDFLSAKIVKKLKSGIKLLSDGEIDFPITVQVHKASKKAIEKIESKGGKVEVLTS, from the coding sequence ATGAGACTTGAGGATTTAAAGCCAAAAGAGGGGTCGAGGAAAAAAAGAAAGAGGGTAGGAAGAGGTACAGGTTCTGGTCACGGAACCACCGCAACTAGGGGTAATAAGGGACAAAAAGCCCGAAGCGGAGGAGCTAAGGGAAAGGGATTTGAAGGCGGTCAGATGCCCCTTACGAGAAGGATTCCCAAAAGGGGGTTCAGAAATCCCTTCAGAAAGGAATATGCCATCGTGAAGGTGGGAGATCTTGCGAAATTTAAAGGTAAAGACGTGGTAAAAGTAGAGGACTTCCTTAGTGCAAAAATCGTTAAAAAATTAAAAAGTGGGATAAAACTCCTTTCTGACGGAGAGATCGATTTTCCAATCACCGTACAGGTTCATAAGGCCTCCAAAAAAGCCATTGAGAAGATCGAGAGTAAAGGGGGCAAGGTAGAGGTTCTAACTTCATGA
- the map gene encoding type I methionyl aminopeptidase, which yields MIVLKTEEEIEKIRTASKYAMEILLYLGEFIKEGIRTKELEKICEEKIKALKKVRAAFKGYNGYPFMLCVSVNEEIVHGMPSDRILKEGDIVSLDFGVIYEGYYGDVAVTYGVGKISKAAQKLIDVTREALFKGIEMAREGNRLYDISHAIQSHVEGNGFSVVKEFVGHGIGRSLHEEPQIPNFGEKGTGPRLKKGMVLAIEPMVNMGRNEISIAENGWTAYAKDMSLSAHFEHTVAITEKGPEILSLV from the coding sequence ATGATAGTCCTCAAAACTGAGGAGGAGATAGAAAAGATAAGGACAGCGAGCAAATATGCCATGGAGATACTTCTTTACCTTGGTGAGTTTATAAAAGAAGGCATAAGAACGAAGGAACTAGAAAAAATATGCGAGGAGAAAATAAAGGCCTTAAAGAAGGTTAGAGCTGCCTTTAAAGGCTATAACGGCTATCCTTTTATGCTTTGTGTGTCGGTTAATGAAGAGATTGTGCATGGAATGCCTTCGGATAGGATTCTAAAAGAAGGAGACATCGTTAGTCTCGATTTCGGTGTTATATACGAAGGCTACTATGGAGACGTGGCTGTTACTTATGGTGTGGGAAAGATATCAAAGGCGGCCCAGAAACTGATCGATGTTACGAGAGAAGCGTTATTTAAGGGCATAGAGATGGCACGCGAGGGAAATAGACTATACGATATATCGCATGCAATCCAGTCCCATGTTGAAGGAAACGGGTTTTCGGTTGTAAAAGAGTTTGTAGGCCACGGGATAGGAAGGAGTCTTCACGAGGAGCCTCAGATTCCAAATTTTGGAGAGAAAGGTACCGGACCAAGGTTAAAGAAGGGAATGGTTTTAGCAATCGAGCCGATGGTGAACATGGGAAGAAATGAAATATCTATTGCCGAAAACGGATGGACAGCATACGCAAAGGATATGAGCTTGTCAGCCCATTTTGAACACACGGTGGCAATAACTGAAAAAGGTCCAGAAATTCTAAGTTTGGTTTGA
- a CDS encoding DNA-directed RNA polymerase subunit alpha, with protein MIEKNWTELITPKKLDIEKSEPNYLKFSVEPLERGFGITVGNSLRRVLLSSIMGSAIVSVWIEGVPHEFSTIRGVKEDVVEIVLNLKKVVLRINDGKTKELKIDKKGPCEVKAGDIIHDGGVEIINPDHHIATLNSDGRLYMVMKARYGRGYVPAEQMKLDGEPLGTIPIDAAFCPIVKVAYNVNPARVGERTDYDKLTMEIWTNGSINPLDALSYAAKILKEQLNVFIRFEEKEEVIEKEEKPKEKYEFNENLFKTVDELELSVRSANCLRNANIKYIGELVQKTEQQILETKNFGRKSLNEIKEILASMGLRLGMHLENFPSREELDRMAEKRKQQI; from the coding sequence ATGATAGAAAAGAACTGGACAGAACTTATAACCCCAAAAAAGCTAGACATAGAAAAGAGCGAACCAAATTATCTCAAGTTCTCAGTCGAGCCCTTAGAAAGAGGTTTCGGAATAACTGTCGGAAATTCACTAAGAAGAGTTTTACTTTCCTCCATTATGGGATCTGCCATCGTTTCGGTCTGGATAGAGGGTGTTCCCCATGAATTCTCTACCATCAGGGGCGTAAAGGAAGATGTGGTCGAAATAGTCCTCAATTTGAAGAAAGTGGTTCTTAGGATAAACGACGGAAAGACTAAGGAGCTTAAGATAGACAAAAAAGGACCCTGTGAGGTGAAAGCTGGAGATATAATTCACGACGGTGGAGTTGAAATCATAAATCCTGATCATCATATAGCCACTTTAAACAGTGATGGTCGTCTTTACATGGTTATGAAAGCAAGATATGGCAGGGGTTACGTCCCGGCAGAGCAGATGAAGTTGGACGGCGAGCCATTAGGGACAATTCCTATCGATGCTGCATTCTGCCCTATCGTGAAAGTTGCCTATAATGTGAATCCAGCAAGGGTTGGTGAGAGAACTGACTATGACAAACTAACAATGGAGATATGGACGAACGGGAGCATCAACCCTCTCGACGCGTTATCTTATGCTGCAAAGATTCTCAAGGAACAGTTGAACGTATTTATCCGCTTCGAGGAGAAAGAGGAAGTAATTGAAAAAGAGGAGAAACCCAAGGAAAAGTACGAATTTAACGAGAATCTTTTCAAAACCGTAGATGAACTTGAGCTCTCGGTAAGAAGTGCTAACTGTCTAAGAAACGCCAATATCAAGTACATAGGTGAGCTTGTGCAAAAGACAGAGCAGCAGATCCTAGAAACGAAGAATTTTGGGAGAAAGTCCTTAAACGAGATAAAAGAGATTCTCGCGAGTATGGGGCTAAGGCTCGGCATGCACTTAGAAAACTTCCCATCCCGGGAAGAACTGGATAGAATGGCCGAAAAGAGAAAACAACAGATTTAA
- the secY gene encoding preprotein translocase subunit SecY, whose amino-acid sequence MNGFWNIGKIPELKRRILVTLALLSVYRIGVHIPTPGIDGRVLAEIFERAKGTILSFLDMFAGGGLERLSVFALGIMPYISASIILQLLTVVVPSLERLSKEGELGRRKITQYTRYGTVIISLIQGFGISIGLEQMRGIDGEPVVYNPGWGFRFMTMLTLTGGTSFLMWLGEQITEKGIGNGISLIIFAGIVARMPNAIAKTLTLVSAGEINWFVVALLIVMMLLVVGFIIFMETAQRRIPVQYAKRIVGRRIYGGQTTHLPLKINTSGVIPPIFASSLIMFPATVANFVPHPYMKQFAEYLTPGTLLHELLYVGFIIFFCFFYTAIVFNPDNVAENIQKYGGYIPGIRPGKKTSEYIERILTRITFLGALYVSFVCVLPTILVKEFNVPFYFGGTALLIVVGVALDTIQQIEAHLILRHYDGLVRKTARMRGRR is encoded by the coding sequence ATGAATGGTTTCTGGAACATAGGGAAAATCCCGGAGCTTAAAAGACGGATACTCGTGACATTAGCCCTTCTTTCCGTCTATAGAATCGGGGTGCATATACCCACGCCAGGAATAGACGGAAGGGTACTCGCTGAGATATTCGAAAGGGCAAAAGGTACAATATTGAGCTTTCTTGATATGTTTGCCGGGGGTGGTTTGGAAAGGCTGTCCGTCTTTGCCTTAGGTATAATGCCGTATATAAGCGCCTCCATAATACTTCAACTTCTCACCGTCGTTGTGCCGTCCTTGGAGCGACTATCAAAAGAGGGAGAGCTTGGCAGAAGGAAAATCACGCAGTACACGAGGTACGGTACAGTTATAATAAGTCTGATTCAGGGGTTCGGCATAAGTATAGGTCTCGAACAGATGAGAGGTATAGATGGTGAACCTGTCGTCTACAACCCAGGGTGGGGTTTTAGATTCATGACTATGCTTACGCTCACAGGTGGGACATCGTTTCTTATGTGGCTTGGAGAGCAGATCACGGAAAAGGGGATAGGGAATGGGATCTCGTTGATAATATTCGCTGGAATAGTTGCCAGGATGCCGAACGCCATCGCAAAGACATTAACGCTAGTTTCTGCAGGTGAAATCAACTGGTTTGTAGTAGCTCTCCTCATAGTTATGATGTTACTCGTTGTGGGCTTCATAATATTCATGGAGACAGCCCAAAGAAGGATACCTGTTCAGTATGCGAAAAGGATCGTGGGAAGAAGGATATACGGAGGACAGACTACTCACTTACCGCTTAAGATAAACACATCTGGAGTAATCCCACCGATCTTTGCTTCTTCCTTGATAATGTTTCCTGCCACAGTTGCAAACTTCGTTCCCCATCCATACATGAAGCAGTTTGCTGAATATTTGACTCCTGGGACGCTTCTTCACGAGTTGCTGTACGTGGGGTTCATTATTTTTTTCTGCTTTTTTTACACCGCCATAGTGTTTAATCCGGACAACGTTGCCGAAAATATTCAGAAATATGGAGGTTATATTCCCGGAATTAGGCCTGGTAAAAAAACTTCAGAGTACATTGAGAGGATTCTTACTCGAATTACTTTTTTGGGTGCCCTTTACGTCTCCTTTGTGTGTGTTTTGCCAACAATCCTAGTTAAAGAATTCAATGTTCCTTTCTACTTTGGCGGAACAGCGCTACTTATTGTGGTTGGCGTCGCTTTGGACACGATTCAGCAGATAGAAGCTCACCTCATTTTGAGGCATTACGATGGCCTTGTGAGAAAAACCGCCAGGATGCGGGGAAGAAGGTAG
- the rpsM gene encoding 30S ribosomal protein S13, translating to MARIAGVDIPKEKRIDIALTYIFGIGKSSASKILEQAGIDPSRKTKDLKDEEIAKIRDIIEKNYKIEGDLRKEISMNIKRLMDIGCYRGLRHRRGLPVRGQRTRTNARTRKGPRKSSMRKKK from the coding sequence TTGGCAAGAATAGCGGGCGTAGATATCCCCAAAGAAAAGCGAATAGACATAGCTTTAACCTACATATTCGGTATTGGTAAATCTTCCGCAAGTAAAATCCTAGAACAGGCCGGTATTGATCCCTCAAGAAAGACCAAGGATTTAAAGGATGAGGAGATAGCCAAAATAAGGGACATAATAGAGAAAAACTATAAGATCGAAGGGGATTTAAGAAAAGAGATAAGCATGAACATAAAAAGGCTCATGGACATTGGATGCTACAGGGGCCTAAGACACAGACGGGGTCTGCCGGTTCGGGGACAGAGAACTAGAACTAATGCTAGAACGAGAAAAGGACCAAGAAAGAGTTCTATGAGGAAGAAGAAGTGA
- a CDS encoding replication-associated recombination protein A yields MTIVDLFDTGRKEPYTVPLAERMRPQTLKEFVGQTHVLGKGKLLFTLIKQKKVPSMVLWGPSGCGKTTLAYIIAKELGLYAIFLSAVSIGVKEMREIIKRSKNEKILLFLDEFHSLNRSKQDLFLPYVEKGQILLIGATTENPSFAIIKPLLSRMKVVKLNPLSEEELFFILKRAKDNSELNTSGVLVNDEMLSLIASLSDGDARRALTILEMSHSLAKEKNLQSVDSECIFEACQIRPRTYDRKGDMHYGLASAFIKSMRGSDPDAALYWMMRMINAGEDPLYIARRMVIFASEDVGCADPYALTLAISAKEAFEFLGPPEGYLALAQACIYLSLCEKSNSVYVALQKAEKDVSELPEYPVPIHLRTAPTKLMRDLGYGKEYLYPHDFEGGIVKQSYRPEEIAQKRYYFPTTRGYEVKLKEYLEKARNIIYGDPDGDSRERAR; encoded by the coding sequence ATGACGATTGTGGATCTCTTTGATACAGGAAGAAAAGAACCTTATACTGTCCCTCTTGCGGAAAGAATGAGACCGCAAACTCTTAAGGAATTCGTAGGTCAGACACACGTTCTGGGGAAAGGAAAATTGCTCTTTACCTTAATTAAACAGAAAAAGGTTCCATCTATGGTCCTTTGGGGCCCAAGCGGGTGTGGAAAGACGACTTTAGCTTATATAATAGCGAAAGAGCTTGGTCTTTACGCAATATTTTTAAGCGCAGTTAGCATCGGTGTAAAAGAAATGAGGGAGATTATAAAAAGGTCTAAAAATGAGAAGATTCTTCTTTTCTTGGACGAATTTCACAGTCTCAATAGAAGCAAGCAGGATCTATTTCTACCTTATGTGGAGAAAGGTCAGATTCTTCTTATCGGAGCAACGACGGAAAACCCTTCCTTCGCGATAATAAAACCTCTTCTTTCGCGAATGAAGGTGGTGAAGCTCAACCCGCTATCAGAGGAGGAATTATTTTTTATATTAAAAAGGGCGAAAGACAACTCTGAGCTTAACACTTCTGGCGTTTTAGTAAACGATGAGATGCTTTCTCTTATAGCCTCTCTTTCTGATGGTGACGCAAGAAGGGCTCTAACGATATTGGAAATGAGCCATTCTTTAGCGAAAGAGAAGAATCTTCAGTCAGTTGACAGTGAATGCATATTTGAGGCTTGCCAGATAAGACCGAGGACTTACGACAGAAAAGGTGACATGCATTACGGACTTGCAAGTGCGTTTATAAAGAGCATGAGAGGCTCCGATCCAGATGCGGCTTTGTACTGGATGATGCGGATGATAAATGCAGGAGAAGATCCCCTCTATATTGCGCGTAGAATGGTAATATTTGCGTCTGAGGATGTGGGTTGTGCAGACCCATATGCTCTAACACTTGCCATATCGGCAAAGGAGGCTTTTGAGTTTTTGGGTCCTCCAGAAGGTTATCTCGCCCTTGCCCAAGCTTGCATATACCTATCGTTATGTGAGAAGAGTAATTCCGTTTACGTGGCACTACAAAAAGCAGAAAAAGATGTCTCTGAACTTCCAGAATATCCGGTTCCTATTCATCTTAGGACTGCGCCTACCAAACTGATGCGGGATTTGGGATATGGGAAAGAGTACTTATACCCGCACGATTTTGAGGGCGGTATTGTGAAACAAAGTTACAGACCGGAAGAGATCGCACAGAAAAGGTACTACTTTCCAACGACGAGGGGTTATGAGGTGAAGCTCAAAGAGTACCTCGAAAAAGCGAGAAATATCATATACGGAGATCCGGATGGAGATTCCAGAGAGAGAGCTCGTTAA
- the rpmJ gene encoding 50S ribosomal protein L36 codes for MKVRPSIKRRCDKCKIIKRKGILRVICVNPKHKQRQG; via the coding sequence ATGAAGGTAAGACCATCTATTAAGAGAAGGTGCGACAAGTGCAAAATAATCAAGAGAAAGGGGATTTTGCGCGTAATCTGCGTAAATCCCAAGCATAAGCAGAGACAGGGTTAA
- the infA gene encoding translation initiation factor IF-1, which produces MPKGEGIEVEGTVIEPLPNAMFRVELPNGHKVLAHVSGKMRMHYIKILKGDKVIVELSPYDLTRGRIISRVK; this is translated from the coding sequence ATGCCTAAAGGTGAAGGAATAGAAGTAGAAGGAACCGTAATAGAGCCTCTTCCAAACGCCATGTTTCGGGTCGAACTGCCAAATGGACACAAAGTCCTCGCTCACGTTTCTGGCAAGATGAGGATGCACTACATTAAAATACTCAAAGGAGACAAAGTTATAGTCGAACTTTCCCCCTACGATCTGACGAGGGGGAGGATAATCAGTCGAGTTAAATGA
- the rplQ gene encoding 50S ribosomal protein L17 — MRHLDKVKKLNRTKSHRVALLRNLATSLFIHESIKTTKAKAMALKSYAERLITLAKRKDLHSMRMAFSALRNKEAVKKLFSDIGERFKDVNGGYIRVLNLGTRKGDCARMALIELTRKKEKKQEEKK; from the coding sequence ATGAGACATCTCGATAAGGTAAAAAAACTTAACAGAACAAAAAGCCATAGGGTGGCTTTACTTAGAAACCTCGCTACATCCCTTTTCATTCACGAGAGCATAAAGACAACAAAAGCCAAGGCGATGGCTCTCAAAAGCTACGCCGAAAGGTTAATCACGCTTGCTAAAAGGAAGGATCTGCACTCTATGAGAATGGCTTTTAGCGCGCTCAGAAACAAAGAGGCTGTGAAAAAGTTATTCTCGGATATAGGAGAAAGGTTTAAGGATGTGAACGGCGGGTATATTAGGGTTTTGAACCTTGGAACGAGAAAGGGAGACTGTGCCAGAATGGCGCTGATCGAGCTTACAAGGAAAAAGGAGAAAAAGCAGGAAGAGAAAAAATAG
- the rpsD gene encoding 30S ribosomal protein S4, whose translation MARYTGPVCRLCRREGMKLYLKGERCYTEKCAIERRNYPPGQHTEVRGKFMEYGMRLREKQKVKRMYGLTERQFKRFFEMAERMKGIVGTNLLVLLERRLDNTVYRCGFASSRREARQLVSHRHVLVNGKCVNIPSYLVKPGDVIEIKNKDLLPVKNAVESVVRRGIPSWLSVDKANLKATVRVMPTREDITMPIKEQLIVEFYSR comes from the coding sequence ATGGCGAGGTATACAGGACCAGTCTGCAGGCTATGTAGAAGAGAAGGAATGAAGCTCTACCTCAAAGGTGAGCGGTGTTATACTGAGAAATGTGCGATCGAAAGGCGTAATTATCCGCCCGGACAACATACGGAGGTGCGCGGTAAGTTCATGGAGTATGGGATGCGTCTGAGAGAGAAACAGAAGGTAAAAAGAATGTACGGGCTTACGGAGAGGCAGTTTAAAAGATTTTTTGAAATGGCAGAGAGAATGAAAGGTATTGTGGGTACAAACCTCCTCGTGCTTTTGGAAAGAAGGCTCGATAACACCGTTTACAGATGTGGATTTGCCTCTTCCAGAAGGGAGGCACGACAGCTTGTTTCCCACAGACACGTACTAGTGAATGGGAAGTGTGTGAACATCCCTTCGTACCTTGTAAAACCGGGCGATGTCATAGAGATAAAGAACAAGGATCTACTTCCTGTAAAAAACGCCGTTGAATCTGTTGTAAGGAGGGGGATTCCTTCATGGCTCAGCGTGGATAAGGCCAATTTAAAAGCCACGGTGAGGGTAATGCCTACCAGAGAAGATATAACGATGCCTATAAAGGAGCAGCTAATCGTTGAGTTTTATTCTCGTTAG